In Pseudokineococcus lusitanus, one genomic interval encodes:
- a CDS encoding nucleoside deaminase has translation MDERDLVHLRRCVELATEALEAGDEPFGSVLVDADGRVRHEDRNRVGGGDATQHPELALARWAAEHLTAAERAGATVHTSGEHCPMCAAAHAWVGLGRVVFASSSAQLAAWSAELGLPPSPVTPLPITAVAPGLVVDGPSEELAPLVRALHARRAG, from the coding sequence GTGGACGAGCGGGACCTGGTGCACCTCCGGCGGTGCGTCGAGCTGGCGACGGAGGCCCTGGAGGCCGGCGACGAGCCCTTCGGGTCGGTGCTCGTCGACGCCGACGGGCGGGTGCGGCACGAGGACCGCAACCGCGTGGGCGGCGGCGACGCGACGCAGCACCCCGAGCTGGCGCTGGCGCGCTGGGCGGCCGAGCACCTCACGGCGGCGGAGCGCGCGGGCGCCACCGTCCACACCTCCGGCGAGCACTGCCCCATGTGCGCCGCCGCGCACGCGTGGGTCGGCCTCGGGCGCGTGGTCTTCGCCAGCTCGTCGGCGCAGCTGGCGGCGTGGTCGGCCGAGCTGGGGCTGCCGCCGTCGCCGGTCACGCCGCTGCCGATCACGGCGGTCGCCCCGGGGCTCGTCGTCGACGGCCCCTCCGAGGAGCTGGCCCCGCTCGTGCGCGCCCTGCACGCCCGCCGGGCGGGCTGA
- a CDS encoding LamG-like jellyroll fold domain-containing protein translates to MPARRTLRTAAVATALTALVLPTVAAAVPPGAAEPQRLTIAVVPDTQYLFDGQGRGDAAPLAAGLDWLVEHAEERDVVFTAALGDLTEGGDADQMGRVGEVYERLDDAGMPYAVLAGNHDVDGSRTDAERLGTPYLDEFGPQRFADQPTFGGADETGYNTYNVVPAAGRDWLVLSLDWRMSDASFTWAQDVIDAHPTSPVVLTTHELVADGGGGVATPSAYGQQLWDRLVAANDQVFLALGGHFWPVARTTARNDAGHDVEMHLVNYQERYYGGAGMIRLYTIDLTEDRVDVETFSPWAQQQAEEGNPLARPLARPTTPGERAVDQFSYPLDADERFAAFTPDPAGREPGAPVADSLVDGVVAYWRLGDTGRGRSSDGRPLAPTSPTLRDLSGSGNDLRLVTLPEGDRRSVLLSDDDDPDQPGSGSLRLVGGVPGGGAYLRTVEGAPLDDLTLADGYTVEAYVRLPEGCCEGDRAWSGLLGRGASGVSAGKSGGYDPRASTATLAFSPSRQVQWEMYPTNRDDAVTSWSHELEAGVWRHLAVVNDGTRTRMYVDGAPIARDPGLDAVGIAGAGSSWLVGATTFDEQVEKTFDGWVGDVRIADRALAPEEWLVRPAR, encoded by the coding sequence ATGCCCGCCCGCCGGACGCTGCGCACCGCCGCCGTCGCCACCGCGCTCACCGCGCTCGTGCTGCCCACCGTGGCCGCCGCCGTCCCCCCCGGCGCCGCCGAGCCGCAGCGCCTCACCATCGCCGTCGTCCCCGACACGCAGTACCTCTTCGACGGGCAGGGCCGCGGCGACGCCGCCCCGCTGGCGGCGGGCCTCGACTGGCTCGTCGAGCACGCCGAGGAGCGCGACGTCGTCTTCACGGCCGCGCTCGGCGACCTCACCGAGGGCGGCGACGCCGACCAGATGGGTCGCGTGGGCGAGGTCTACGAGCGCCTCGACGACGCGGGGATGCCCTACGCCGTCCTCGCCGGCAACCACGACGTCGACGGCAGCCGCACCGACGCCGAGCGGCTCGGCACCCCCTACCTCGACGAGTTCGGCCCGCAGCGCTTCGCCGACCAGCCCACCTTCGGCGGTGCCGACGAGACCGGCTACAACACCTACAACGTCGTCCCGGCGGCGGGGCGCGACTGGCTCGTGCTGTCCCTGGACTGGCGCATGTCGGACGCCTCCTTCACGTGGGCGCAGGACGTCATCGACGCCCACCCCACGAGCCCCGTCGTCCTGACGACGCACGAGCTCGTCGCCGACGGCGGGGGCGGCGTCGCCACGCCGTCCGCCTACGGGCAGCAGCTGTGGGACCGCCTCGTGGCCGCCAACGACCAGGTCTTCCTCGCGCTCGGCGGCCACTTCTGGCCCGTCGCCCGCACGACGGCCCGCAACGACGCCGGCCACGACGTCGAGATGCACCTCGTCAACTACCAGGAGCGCTACTACGGCGGCGCCGGGATGATCCGGCTCTACACGATCGACCTCACCGAGGACCGGGTCGACGTCGAGACCTTCTCCCCGTGGGCGCAGCAGCAGGCCGAGGAGGGCAACCCGCTGGCGCGCCCGCTCGCCCGCCCGACGACGCCCGGCGAGCGCGCCGTCGACCAGTTCTCCTACCCGCTCGACGCCGACGAGCGCTTCGCGGCCTTCACGCCCGACCCCGCGGGACGCGAGCCCGGCGCCCCCGTGGCCGACTCGCTGGTCGACGGCGTCGTCGCCTACTGGCGGCTGGGCGACACCGGCCGCGGCCGCAGCAGCGACGGGCGGCCGCTCGCCCCGACCTCGCCGACCCTGCGGGACCTGTCCGGCTCCGGCAACGACCTGCGCCTCGTCACGCTCCCGGAGGGCGACCGCCGCTCGGTGCTCCTGTCCGACGACGACGACCCCGACCAGCCCGGGTCGGGCAGCCTCCGGCTCGTCGGCGGTGTGCCGGGCGGCGGTGCCTACCTGCGGACGGTCGAGGGCGCCCCGCTCGACGACCTGACCCTCGCCGACGGGTACACCGTCGAGGCCTACGTGCGGCTGCCGGAGGGGTGCTGCGAGGGCGACCGGGCGTGGTCCGGCTTGCTCGGCCGCGGGGCGTCCGGCGTCTCGGCGGGCAAGTCCGGCGGCTACGACCCCCGGGCCTCGACCGCCACGCTCGCCTTCTCGCCGAGCCGCCAGGTGCAGTGGGAGATGTACCCCACCAACCGCGACGACGCCGTGACCAGCTGGAGCCACGAGCTCGAGGCCGGCGTGTGGCGCCACCTCGCCGTCGTCAACGACGGCACCCGCACGCGGATGTACGTCGACGGCGCCCCCATCGCCCGCGACCCGGGCCTCGACGCCGTCGGCATCGCGGGCGCGGGTAGCTCTTGGCTCGTCGGGGCGACGACCTTCGACGAGCAGGTGGAGAAGACCTTCGACGGCTGGGTGGGCGACGTCCGCATCGCCGACCGGGCCCTCGCGCCCGAGGAGTGGCTGGTGCGCCCGGCGCGCTGA
- a CDS encoding putative bifunctional diguanylate cyclase/phosphodiesterase: MATPHAVGASLGVLYLAAALALAAQALGVPGGFPFVSEVASSDMARSLQGPVTLLSLSAAAVVVSAVVTLRREAVTHRWAHLLTAVATCLIGVAVVAAPDDGAAVALAAVYGFVVIESAVVFAPGPATLQFLLCGSAAVISLSCRDDVDPGEMVAVVVVLVATAAVVGVLARHASDARVDELTGLPNRRGLDQMLEAAATAAGRGGTVLTVGLLDLDGFGAVNDGLGHEAGDRLLRETAAAWREALPADVVLARMGGDEFAVLLPDRSPAAAAALLDALCADPHRPASAGVAAKGPTESTADVVRRADAALYRAKSTGRGRCLQADHDLPGAGDSAALTRELTEALRSGGLHLVYQPLRATPSTPGFAAEEALLAGVETLVRWTHPVHGPVGPDVFVPLAEREGLVAQLGAFVLRRACHEMAALPDAAARRVRLSVNVSGLELLDPAYPGRVADALRDSGWPADLLVLEVTESVVEADSRAALAALRAVADLGVALAVDDFGTGFSALSRLDDIGAGYLKLDSTLIATVHTSPRRARLVRAAAALARSLDITLVAEGVETLEQAHVLASMGCPVLQGFHLGRPEPVEALARRLATETTHPVGRALPLQAPAVVRQGRGDHDRAGAVAADAGRPTADA; this comes from the coding sequence GTGGCCACCCCGCACGCCGTCGGCGCCTCGCTGGGCGTGCTCTACCTCGCCGCCGCCCTCGCCCTCGCCGCCCAGGCCCTCGGCGTGCCCGGTGGCTTCCCCTTCGTGTCCGAGGTCGCCTCGAGCGACATGGCCCGGTCCCTCCAGGGGCCCGTCACCCTCCTGTCCCTCTCGGCCGCCGCGGTCGTCGTCAGCGCGGTCGTCACCCTCCGGCGGGAGGCGGTCACCCACCGCTGGGCGCACCTGCTCACCGCGGTGGCGACGTGCCTCATCGGCGTGGCGGTGGTCGCCGCCCCCGACGACGGCGCCGCCGTCGCGCTCGCGGCCGTCTACGGCTTCGTCGTCATCGAGAGCGCCGTGGTCTTCGCGCCCGGGCCGGCGACGCTGCAGTTCCTCCTGTGCGGCAGCGCGGCCGTCATCAGCCTCAGCTGCCGCGACGACGTCGACCCCGGCGAGATGGTCGCCGTGGTCGTGGTGCTCGTGGCCACCGCCGCCGTGGTCGGCGTGCTCGCGCGCCACGCCTCCGACGCCCGCGTCGACGAGCTCACGGGCCTGCCCAACCGTCGGGGGCTCGACCAGATGCTCGAGGCGGCCGCGACGGCCGCCGGGCGCGGCGGCACCGTGCTGACCGTCGGCCTGCTCGACCTCGACGGCTTCGGCGCGGTCAACGACGGCCTCGGCCACGAGGCCGGCGACCGCCTGCTGCGCGAGACCGCCGCCGCCTGGCGCGAGGCCCTGCCCGCCGACGTCGTGCTGGCGCGGATGGGGGGCGACGAGTTCGCCGTCCTGCTGCCGGACCGCTCGCCCGCGGCGGCCGCCGCGCTGCTCGACGCGCTGTGCGCCGACCCGCACCGGCCCGCCTCCGCCGGCGTCGCCGCCAAGGGCCCCACGGAGTCGACCGCCGACGTCGTCCGCCGCGCCGACGCCGCCCTCTACCGCGCCAAGAGCACGGGCCGGGGCCGCTGCCTGCAGGCCGACCACGACCTGCCCGGCGCGGGGGACTCCGCGGCGCTGACCCGCGAGCTCACGGAGGCGCTCCGCAGCGGCGGGCTCCACCTCGTCTACCAGCCCCTGCGGGCCACGCCGAGCACGCCCGGCTTCGCCGCGGAGGAGGCCCTGCTCGCCGGGGTGGAGACGCTCGTGCGCTGGACGCACCCCGTCCACGGCCCCGTCGGGCCGGACGTCTTCGTGCCGCTCGCCGAGCGCGAGGGCCTCGTCGCCCAGCTCGGCGCCTTCGTGCTGCGCCGGGCCTGCCACGAGATGGCCGCGCTGCCGGACGCCGCCGCGCGCCGGGTGCGGCTGTCCGTCAACGTGTCCGGACTCGAGCTGCTCGACCCCGCCTACCCGGGCCGGGTCGCCGACGCGCTCCGCGACTCCGGCTGGCCGGCGGACCTGCTCGTGCTCGAGGTGACCGAGTCCGTCGTCGAGGCGGACTCCCGGGCCGCGCTGGCGGCGCTGCGCGCCGTCGCCGACCTCGGGGTCGCGCTGGCCGTCGACGACTTCGGCACGGGCTTCTCCGCGCTCAGCCGTCTCGACGACATCGGCGCCGGGTACCTCAAGCTCGACAGCACCCTCATCGCGACCGTCCACACGTCGCCGCGCCGCGCCCGGCTCGTGCGGGCCGCGGCGGCGCTGGCCCGCTCCCTCGACATCACCCTCGTCGCCGAGGGCGTCGAGACCCTCGAGCAGGCCCACGTCCTCGCGTCGATGGGGTGCCCCGTCCTCCAGGGCTTCCACCTGGGCCGTCCCGAGCCGGTCGAGGCCCTGGCGCGGCGCCTGGCGACGGAGACCACGCACCCCGTCGGCCGGGCGCTGCCCCTGCAGGCCCCCGCGGTGGTGCGGCAGGGCCGTGGCGACCACGATCGCGCCGGGGCCGTGGCCGCCGACGCCGGCCGCCCGACCGCGGACGCGTAG
- a CDS encoding serine hydrolase domain-containing protein, translating into MTTRTTSPPVRRRRGATALAGAALVAVLAGCGAPAAVPPPTPAPVVTAEPTTADVDAWLDGYLPAALEREGIAGATVAVLADGGLVTARGFGLADTGRTADDGAVPSGTPVPVDAEATLFRAGSVSKTVTALAVAQLVADGRLDLDVDVSEYLDFPVPRGYPQDLTLRHLLTHTGGFEERVEGVLATDGPVDLREHLATDPPAQVFAPGTTPAYSNYGNALAGYVVERVTGTPFAEHVQEAVLDPLGMTSSTFAQPLPDDLAGRLSRSYPDAAGAPTPFEFVGPAPAGALTTSGPDMARFTLALLGDLPGTEDVVGDEERALLLAPAADEEALGDLAAGPLPGLGTFDESRGGTQAWGHGGDTTHFHSQLHVLPDAHAGIFVSFNSSGTDATATVGLRRELVEAFDDRYVVRRDAVEPVAARPDPGGTADRAAAVAGRYSDTRGSATTFLAALPALGGTTLTALPDDRLLATPAPGSVTPAVYEEVRPWLWREVGGERLLPVRVEDGAVAAVGYEGAFTLRPATVAEQVGLPVLVVSALVLLVAVVAVPVGAVRRRRRGRPAAPRGLRVLRGLSRGAALAGLLALVGWVVVVQAVMSFTALPAAPLRGVQALQLLAAVGVVPAAARVAAEVRARAGRWQVVGAVLLLAALGATAWLAVALRLLAPSVSY; encoded by the coding sequence ATGACCACCCGCACCACGTCACCGCCCGTCCGCCGCCGTCGCGGCGCCACCGCCCTGGCCGGCGCCGCGCTCGTCGCCGTCCTCGCCGGCTGCGGCGCCCCCGCGGCCGTGCCCCCGCCCACGCCCGCCCCCGTCGTCACGGCCGAGCCCACGACGGCGGACGTCGACGCCTGGCTCGACGGGTACCTGCCCGCCGCGCTGGAGCGCGAGGGCATCGCCGGGGCGACGGTCGCCGTCCTCGCGGACGGCGGGCTCGTCACCGCCCGCGGCTTCGGCCTGGCCGACACGGGGCGGACGGCCGACGACGGCGCCGTCCCGAGCGGCACGCCCGTCCCCGTCGACGCCGAGGCGACGCTCTTCCGCGCCGGCTCGGTCTCCAAGACGGTCACGGCCCTCGCGGTCGCGCAGCTCGTCGCCGACGGACGCCTCGACCTCGACGTCGACGTCAGCGAGTACCTCGACTTCCCGGTGCCGCGCGGCTACCCGCAGGACCTCACGCTGCGGCACCTGCTGACGCACACGGGCGGCTTCGAGGAGCGGGTCGAGGGCGTCCTCGCGACGGACGGCCCGGTCGACCTCCGCGAGCACCTCGCGACCGACCCGCCCGCGCAGGTCTTCGCCCCCGGGACGACGCCGGCCTACTCCAACTACGGCAACGCGCTCGCCGGGTACGTCGTCGAGCGGGTCACCGGCACGCCCTTCGCCGAGCACGTGCAGGAGGCGGTCCTCGACCCCCTGGGCATGACGAGCTCGACCTTCGCCCAGCCGCTGCCCGACGACCTCGCCGGCCGGCTGTCCCGCTCCTACCCCGACGCCGCGGGCGCCCCGACGCCGTTCGAGTTCGTGGGCCCCGCCCCGGCGGGCGCGCTGACGACGTCCGGGCCCGACATGGCGCGGTTCACGCTGGCGCTGCTCGGCGACCTGCCCGGCACCGAGGACGTCGTCGGCGACGAGGAGCGCGCCCTGCTCCTCGCGCCCGCCGCCGACGAGGAGGCGCTCGGCGACCTCGCCGCCGGTCCTCTGCCGGGCCTCGGCACCTTCGACGAGAGCCGCGGCGGCACCCAGGCGTGGGGCCACGGCGGAGACACCACGCACTTCCACAGCCAGCTGCACGTCCTGCCGGACGCCCACGCCGGGATCTTCGTGTCCTTCAACAGCTCCGGCACGGACGCCACCGCGACCGTCGGCCTGCGCCGCGAGCTCGTCGAGGCCTTCGACGACCGGTACGTCGTGCGCCGGGACGCCGTCGAGCCCGTCGCCGCGCGCCCCGACCCGGGCGGCACGGCCGACCGCGCCGCCGCCGTGGCCGGCCGCTACAGCGACACCCGCGGCTCGGCGACGACGTTCCTCGCCGCGCTGCCGGCCCTCGGCGGCACGACGCTGACCGCCCTGCCCGACGACCGCCTCCTCGCCACCCCGGCCCCCGGCTCGGTGACGCCCGCCGTCTACGAGGAGGTGCGGCCGTGGCTGTGGCGCGAGGTCGGCGGCGAGCGGCTGCTGCCGGTCCGCGTCGAGGACGGCGCCGTCGCCGCCGTCGGCTACGAGGGCGCCTTCACGCTCCGCCCGGCGACCGTGGCGGAGCAGGTCGGCCTGCCCGTCCTCGTCGTCTCGGCCCTCGTGCTGCTCGTCGCCGTCGTCGCGGTGCCCGTCGGCGCGGTCCGCCGTCGGCGCCGGGGCCGGCCCGCCGCCCCGCGGGGGCTGCGGGTGCTCCGGGGGCTCTCCCGCGGCGCCGCCCTCGCCGGGCTGCTCGCGCTCGTCGGGTGGGTCGTCGTCGTCCAGGCGGTGATGTCCTTCACGGCCCTGCCCGCCGCGCCGCTGCGGGGCGTGCAGGCGCTGCAGCTGCTGGCCGCGGTCGGCGTCGTGCCGGCGGCCGCCCGGGTCGCCGCCGAGGTCCGCGCGCGCGCCGGCCGGTGGCAGGTGGTCGGTGCGGTCCTGCTGCTCGCGGCGCTCGGCGCCACGGCGTGGCTGGCCGTCGCGCTGCGGCTGCTCGCCCCGTCGGTCAGCTACTGA
- a CDS encoding putative bifunctional diguanylate cyclase/phosphodiesterase, producing the protein MEVLAPARRGRYAMAPAQAPAAVRWGQRLLLAGAVVFTGSTLLRPEPGWSVVFDGFVYGGCALLVALLVAGRASSVRAERGTWAALAVGVVANAAGEVVYSTLVAGPTETFPSIADPLYLMIFPCAYVALVLLLRTRVRGLPAAVWVDGVAAGLALAALFGAVASESFGGTTLEGSALAVAAGLAYPLGDVLLLSVVTAALVVLGRRADRRWVFLAGGIALFAVADTTLLVQIARGSYVEGTPLDAMWIAAGVLYARAAWLPTRQITDRHPGRGGVLAPPLVCTVVAVGVLLAGYDAALPRVAVLLAALTLVAVAVRLVLTFREVSDLADSRRQALTDDLTGLPNRRALQAALEPAPPGRRGSADAGAGPPAGLLLLDLDRFKEINDSLGHHVGDELLRQVAGRLAARTRPGDLLARLGGDEFAVLLAAGTTAGAADDVAHGLVRQVAETFALDDVTLHVEASVGVALHPEHCDDPALLLQRADVAMYRAKTARDRVARYRVEDDPHSRARLQTLEALRDALARGELVCHFQPKVTVADGATRSVEALVRWQHPTRGLLAPDTFLPLAEQTGLMRPLTLAVLDQTLRRLRAWRAQGRDLTVAVNLSVTNLLDTDLPGDVDRLLRTHDVPAAALVLEITESVLMADSRRAGSVVAALRALGVGLSIDDYGTGYSSLSYLQDLPVDELKLDRTFVARCTADPRSAAIVRSTVDLAHSLGLRLVAEGVEDTATLERLRAYGCDVAQGFLHSRPLPADELERWLDTHGARPAGPGRATAQVPPQHRGRAARHLPVD; encoded by the coding sequence GTGGAGGTCCTGGCCCCGGCCCGTCGCGGTCGCTACGCGATGGCGCCCGCCCAGGCCCCGGCCGCCGTGCGGTGGGGCCAGCGCCTGCTGCTGGCCGGCGCCGTGGTCTTCACCGGCTCGACCCTGCTGCGCCCCGAGCCGGGGTGGTCGGTGGTCTTCGACGGGTTCGTCTACGGGGGCTGCGCGCTGCTCGTCGCGCTGCTCGTCGCCGGACGGGCCTCGTCGGTCCGGGCCGAGCGCGGCACGTGGGCGGCCCTGGCCGTCGGCGTCGTCGCGAACGCCGCCGGCGAGGTCGTCTACTCCACGCTCGTCGCCGGGCCCACCGAGACCTTCCCCAGCATCGCCGACCCGCTCTACCTCATGATCTTCCCCTGCGCCTACGTGGCGCTGGTCCTGCTGCTGCGGACCCGGGTGCGGGGCCTGCCGGCCGCGGTGTGGGTGGACGGCGTCGCGGCGGGCCTCGCGCTGGCCGCGCTCTTCGGCGCCGTCGCCTCCGAGAGCTTCGGCGGCACGACCCTGGAGGGGTCGGCGCTCGCCGTCGCCGCGGGCCTGGCCTACCCGCTGGGCGACGTGCTGCTGCTGTCGGTGGTGACCGCGGCCCTGGTGGTCCTGGGGCGCCGGGCCGACCGCCGGTGGGTCTTCCTCGCCGGCGGGATCGCGCTCTTCGCCGTCGCCGACACCACGCTGCTGGTGCAGATCGCCCGCGGCTCCTACGTCGAGGGCACCCCGCTCGACGCGATGTGGATCGCCGCGGGCGTGCTCTACGCCCGCGCGGCCTGGCTCCCCACGCGGCAGATCACCGACCGGCACCCGGGCCGCGGCGGCGTCCTGGCGCCGCCGCTCGTGTGCACGGTCGTCGCCGTCGGCGTCCTGCTCGCCGGCTACGACGCCGCCCTCCCGCGCGTCGCCGTCCTCCTCGCCGCGCTGACCCTCGTCGCCGTCGCGGTCCGCCTGGTGCTGACCTTCCGCGAGGTGAGCGACCTGGCCGACAGCCGGCGCCAGGCCCTCACCGACGACCTCACCGGGCTGCCCAACCGCCGCGCGCTGCAGGCCGCGCTCGAGCCCGCGCCGCCCGGCCGCCGCGGGTCCGCGGACGCCGGCGCGGGCCCGCCCGCCGGTCTGCTCCTGCTGGACCTCGACCGCTTCAAGGAGATCAACGACTCCCTCGGCCACCACGTCGGCGACGAGCTGCTGCGCCAGGTCGCCGGCCGGCTGGCCGCCCGGACGCGCCCGGGCGACCTGCTGGCCCGTCTGGGGGGCGACGAGTTCGCCGTCCTCCTGGCCGCCGGGACCACGGCCGGGGCCGCCGACGACGTCGCCCACGGTCTGGTCCGGCAGGTGGCCGAGACCTTCGCCCTCGACGACGTGACCCTGCACGTGGAGGCCAGCGTCGGCGTCGCCCTGCACCCGGAGCACTGCGACGACCCCGCGCTGCTGCTGCAGCGCGCCGACGTCGCCATGTACCGCGCCAAGACGGCCCGCGACCGGGTCGCCCGCTACCGCGTCGAGGACGACCCCCACAGCCGCGCGCGGCTGCAGACGCTGGAGGCGCTGCGGGACGCCCTGGCCCGGGGGGAGCTGGTCTGCCACTTCCAGCCGAAGGTCACCGTCGCGGACGGGGCGACCCGTTCCGTCGAGGCCCTGGTGCGCTGGCAGCACCCCACCCGCGGCCTGCTCGCCCCGGACACCTTCCTCCCGCTCGCCGAGCAGACCGGGCTGATGCGCCCCCTCACGCTCGCCGTGCTCGACCAGACCCTCCGCCGTCTCCGGGCCTGGCGGGCGCAGGGGCGGGACCTCACCGTGGCGGTCAACCTGTCGGTGACCAACCTCCTCGACACCGACCTGCCCGGCGACGTCGACCGGCTCCTCCGCACGCACGACGTCCCCGCCGCCGCGCTCGTCCTCGAGATCACCGAGAGCGTCCTCATGGCCGACTCCCGGCGCGCCGGCTCCGTCGTCGCCGCCCTGCGCGCGCTCGGCGTCGGCCTGTCCATCGACGACTACGGGACCGGCTACTCCTCCCTGTCCTACCTGCAGGACCTCCCCGTCGACGAGCTGAAGCTCGACCGCACCTTCGTCGCCCGGTGCACCGCCGACCCCCGCTCCGCGGCCATCGTCCGGTCCACCGTCGACCTCGCCCACAGCCTCGGGCTGCGGCTCGTGGCCGAGGGGGTCGAGGACACCGCGACGCTGGAGCGGCTGAGGGCGTACGGCTGCGACGTCGCGCAGGGCTTCCTCCACAGCCGCCCCCTGCCCGCCGACGAGCTCGAGCGCTGGCTCGACACGCACGGCGCCCGGCCGGCCGGCCCCGGTCGCGCCACCGCGCAGGTCCCGCCGCAGCACCGCGGCCGGGCGGCACGCCACCTCCCCGTCGACTGA
- a CDS encoding VOC family protein: protein MSVQTTTHLNFRGTARAALEHYRDVFGGQLQVFTYADAHRTGEGAVADEVVWGQVESPAGLRVMAFDVPPQRAYDAGRDAVFVSVRGDDADEITRYFEGLADGGVVREALAPSGFSPWYGMVTDRFGVTWVLDVAVAYEG, encoded by the coding sequence ATGAGCGTGCAGACGACGACCCACCTCAACTTCCGCGGCACCGCGCGGGCGGCGCTGGAGCACTACCGCGACGTCTTCGGCGGGCAGCTGCAGGTCTTCACCTACGCCGACGCGCACCGCACCGGCGAGGGCGCGGTCGCCGACGAGGTGGTCTGGGGCCAGGTGGAGTCGCCCGCCGGCCTGCGGGTCATGGCCTTCGACGTCCCGCCGCAGCGCGCCTACGACGCCGGTCGTGACGCCGTCTTCGTCTCCGTCCGCGGCGACGACGCCGACGAGATCACCCGGTACTTCGAGGGCCTGGCCGACGGCGGCGTCGTCCGGGAGGCGCTCGCGCCGTCCGGCTTCTCGCCCTGGTACGGCATGGTCACCGACCGCTTCGGCGTGACGTGGGTGCTCGACGTCGCGGTGGCGTACGAGGGGTGA
- a CDS encoding helix-turn-helix transcriptional regulator, which produces MSGTPGRLLQLLSLLQARRDWPGDALAERLEVSPRTVRRDVDRLRDLGYPVRASRGPAGGYRLDAGAELPPLLFDDDQAVALALALQLAAGQGVAAEAAERALATVRQVLPARLRTRVDAVRVTPLPTTGGGAPVDPAVLLAVTAAVRAREVLRCDLLVAARDGDDGDLRPPRRVEPHHVLARGGRWYLLAWDLDRDDWRTFRLDRLRPRTPTGPRFVPRPVPGGDPAAFVAALFRGSRDPGGAGGWPCRGEVVLAAPASAVAPYVGDGTLEPLDDDRCRLVAGSWSWAGLAASLARLDVDLEVVGPPELREAFAHLARRAGAAAGR; this is translated from the coding sequence ATGAGCGGGACGCCGGGGCGGCTGCTGCAGCTGCTGTCGTTGCTGCAGGCCCGCCGGGACTGGCCGGGTGACGCCCTCGCCGAGCGGCTGGAGGTCAGCCCGCGGACGGTGCGCCGCGACGTCGACCGGCTCCGCGACCTCGGCTACCCGGTGCGGGCGAGCCGGGGCCCCGCCGGCGGCTACCGCCTCGACGCCGGCGCGGAGCTGCCGCCGCTGCTCTTCGACGACGACCAGGCCGTCGCGCTCGCGCTCGCCCTGCAGCTCGCCGCCGGGCAGGGCGTCGCCGCGGAGGCGGCCGAGCGGGCGCTCGCGACGGTCCGGCAGGTGCTCCCGGCACGGCTGCGGACGCGCGTCGACGCCGTCCGCGTCACCCCGCTGCCGACCACCGGCGGCGGCGCGCCCGTCGACCCCGCCGTCCTCCTCGCCGTGACGGCCGCCGTCCGGGCGCGCGAGGTGCTGCGCTGCGACCTGCTCGTGGCGGCCCGCGACGGCGACGACGGCGACCTCCGCCCGCCCCGCCGCGTCGAGCCGCACCACGTCCTGGCCCGCGGCGGGCGCTGGTACCTGCTGGCGTGGGACCTCGACCGCGACGACTGGCGCACCTTCCGGCTCGACCGGCTGCGCCCCCGGACGCCGACGGGCCCCCGCTTCGTCCCGCGCCCCGTGCCCGGCGGCGACCCGGCCGCCTTCGTCGCGGCGCTCTTCCGCGGCAGCCGCGACCCCGGCGGTGCGGGCGGGTGGCCGTGCCGCGGCGAGGTGGTGCTCGCCGCCCCGGCGTCCGCCGTCGCGCCCTACGTCGGCGACGGCACGCTCGAGCCGCTGGACGACGACCGCTGCCGGCTCGTCGCCGGCTCGTGGTCGTGGGCCGGGCTCGCGGCGTCGCTGGCGCGCCTCGACGTCGACCTCGAGGTCGTCGGCCCGCCGGAGCTGCGGGAGGCCTTCGCGCACCTGGCCCGGCGCGCGGGGGCGGCGGCCGGTCGCTGA